The Micromonospora sp. M71_S20 genome has a window encoding:
- a CDS encoding alpha-ketoacid dehydrogenase subunit beta codes for MAALTMAKALNAALADAMLDDDRVVVFGEDVGALGGVFRITDGLQARFGDKRCFDTPLAEAGIVGFAVGMAMSGLRPVVEMQFDAFAYPAFEQIASHVAKLRNRTRGALSVPIVIRVPYAGGIGGVEHHCDSSEAYYAHTPGLKVVTPATVEDAYSLLRQAIDDPDPVVFMEPKKLYFSSAEAQLPATAAPIGRAVVRRPGRDATLVAYGPAVPVALEAAEAAREEGWDLEVVDVRSIVPFDDETVTASVRRTGRCVVIQEAQGFAGVGAEIAARVQERCFHALHAPVLRVSGLDIPYPAPMLEHTHLPSVDRVLDTVARLQWDDQPDGRWLSRGSAA; via the coding sequence ATGGCCGCCCTGACCATGGCGAAGGCGCTCAACGCCGCGCTCGCCGACGCGATGCTCGACGACGACCGGGTGGTCGTCTTCGGCGAGGACGTCGGGGCGCTCGGCGGCGTCTTCCGGATCACCGACGGCCTCCAGGCCCGCTTCGGCGACAAGCGCTGCTTCGACACGCCGCTCGCCGAGGCCGGCATCGTCGGCTTCGCCGTCGGCATGGCCATGTCCGGGCTGCGCCCGGTGGTCGAGATGCAGTTCGACGCGTTCGCCTACCCGGCGTTCGAGCAGATCGCCTCGCACGTGGCGAAGCTGCGCAACCGCACCCGGGGCGCGCTCAGCGTGCCGATCGTCATCCGGGTGCCGTACGCCGGCGGCATCGGCGGCGTCGAGCACCACTGCGACTCCAGCGAGGCCTACTACGCGCACACCCCCGGACTGAAGGTCGTCACCCCGGCGACGGTGGAGGACGCGTACTCGCTGCTGCGCCAGGCGATCGACGATCCCGACCCGGTCGTGTTCATGGAGCCGAAGAAGCTCTACTTCTCCAGCGCCGAGGCGCAGCTTCCGGCGACCGCCGCGCCGATCGGCCGGGCGGTCGTGCGTCGCCCCGGCCGCGACGCCACCCTCGTCGCCTACGGGCCGGCGGTGCCGGTCGCGCTCGAGGCCGCCGAGGCCGCCCGCGAGGAGGGCTGGGACCTCGAGGTCGTGGACGTGCGCAGCATCGTGCCGTTCGACGACGAGACCGTCACGGCCTCGGTCCGGCGTACCGGCCGGTGCGTGGTGATCCAGGAGGCGCAGGGCTTCGCCGGGGTGGGCGCCGAGATCGCCGCCCGGGTCCAGGAGCGCTGCTTCCACGCCCTGCACGCCCCGGTGCTGCGGGTGTCCGGGCTGGATATCCCGTACCCGGCGCCGATGCTGGAGCACACCCACCTGCCGTCGGTGGACCGGGTGCTCGACACGGTGGCCCGGCTCCAGTGGGACGACCAGCCCGACGGGCGCTGGCTGAGCCGGGGGAGCGCGGCGTGA
- the pdhA gene encoding pyruvate dehydrogenase (acetyl-transferring) E1 component subunit alpha, whose translation MTTTPEAVRRASPRSRRAATPPDPAKPLLPATEPVRLLDPTGTPLRAPADYPEPPVEALVEMHRRMVVGRRFDVQATALTKQGRLAVYPSSRGQEACQVGAVLALRDTDWVFPTYRESMALVSRGIDPVEVLTLLRGDWHCGYDPAERHTAPQCTPLATQCVHAAGLAYGEAYQGRDTVALAFIGDGATSEGDFHEGVNFAAVFKAPVVYFVQNNRYAISVPLSRQTAAPSLAYKGVGYGVPSEQVDGNDPVAVLAVLTRAVEHARSGKGPFLVEAHTYRMEAHTNADDATRYRDGAEVEAWRDRDPVVRLETYLRARGALDDAAVAAVAEEAEAYAADLRTRMNAQPTVDPMSLFDHVYAEPTPQLVEQREQVRAELAAAADEEGER comes from the coding sequence GTGACGACCACACCCGAGGCGGTCCGCAGGGCATCCCCGCGCAGCCGCCGGGCGGCCACCCCGCCCGACCCGGCCAAGCCGCTGCTGCCGGCCACCGAGCCCGTCCGCCTGCTCGATCCGACCGGCACGCCGCTGCGCGCCCCCGCCGACTACCCCGAGCCGCCCGTCGAGGCGCTCGTCGAGATGCACCGGCGGATGGTCGTCGGCCGCCGCTTCGACGTCCAGGCCACCGCGCTGACCAAGCAGGGCCGGCTGGCCGTCTACCCGTCCTCGCGCGGGCAGGAGGCCTGCCAGGTCGGCGCCGTCCTCGCCCTGCGCGACACCGACTGGGTCTTCCCGACCTACCGGGAGTCGATGGCCCTCGTCAGCCGGGGCATCGACCCGGTCGAGGTGCTGACCCTGCTGCGCGGGGACTGGCACTGCGGCTACGACCCCGCCGAGCGGCACACCGCCCCGCAGTGCACCCCGCTGGCGACCCAGTGCGTGCACGCCGCCGGGCTGGCCTACGGCGAGGCGTACCAGGGGCGCGACACCGTCGCGCTGGCGTTCATCGGCGACGGGGCGACCAGCGAGGGCGACTTCCACGAGGGCGTCAACTTCGCCGCCGTGTTCAAGGCCCCCGTCGTCTACTTCGTGCAGAACAACCGGTACGCCATCAGCGTCCCGCTGTCCCGGCAGACCGCCGCGCCGTCGCTGGCGTACAAGGGCGTCGGCTACGGGGTGCCCAGCGAACAGGTCGACGGCAACGACCCGGTGGCCGTGCTCGCGGTGCTCACCCGCGCGGTGGAGCACGCCCGCTCGGGCAAGGGCCCGTTCCTGGTCGAGGCGCACACCTACCGCATGGAGGCGCACACCAACGCCGACGACGCGACCCGCTACCGCGACGGCGCCGAGGTCGAGGCCTGGCGGGACCGGGACCCGGTGGTCCGGTTGGAGACGTACCTGCGGGCCCGGGGCGCGCTCGACGACGCCGCCGTCGCCGCGGTCGCCGAGGAGGCCGAGGCGTACGCCGCCGACCTGCGCACCCGGATGAACGCGCAGCCGACGGTCGACCCGATGAGCCTCTTCGACCACGTCTACGCCGAGCCCACTCCACAGCTGGTCGAGCAGCGCGAGCAGGTCCGCGCCGAGCTGGCCGCCGCCGCAGACGAGGAGGGTGAGCGCTGA
- a CDS encoding Lrp/AsnC family transcriptional regulator, with the protein MSQESGGAAERAAGTGRSARPLDDVDRRILDELVRDGRTSVRTLAERIHISRTNAYARVERLLRDGVITGFRARVAPEAAGLGTSAYIALKIEQNTWREVSAELARVRYIEHAALLGGDHDVLALVRAPDNATLRDVVLGRVQGIAGVLSTRTWLVFEEFDGERSPWE; encoded by the coding sequence ATGAGCCAGGAGTCCGGGGGCGCAGCGGAGCGGGCGGCCGGAACGGGACGTTCGGCGCGACCGCTGGACGACGTCGACCGGCGGATCCTCGACGAGCTGGTCCGCGACGGTCGCACGTCGGTGCGCACCCTCGCCGAGCGGATCCACATCTCCCGCACCAACGCGTACGCCCGGGTCGAGCGGCTGCTGCGCGACGGGGTGATCACCGGCTTCCGGGCCCGGGTCGCGCCCGAGGCGGCGGGGCTGGGCACCTCGGCGTACATCGCGTTGAAGATCGAGCAGAACACCTGGCGGGAGGTGTCGGCGGAACTGGCCCGGGTCCGCTACATCGAGCACGCCGCCCTGCTCGGCGGCGACCACGACGTGCTCGCCCTGGTCCGGGCGCCGGACAACGCCACCCTGCGCGACGTGGTGCTGGGCCGGGTGCAGGGCATCGCCGGCGTGCTCTCCACCCGCACCTGGCTGGTCTTCGAGGAGTTCGACGGCGAACGCAGCCCGTGGGAGTGA
- a CDS encoding DNA polymerase domain-containing protein codes for MATPAEEIQVGERLVRVSSPDKPYFPELGLTKLDVVRYFLAVGDGVLRALRDRPTMLERWPRGVFDGAKIGTRQDNRGDAFYQKRLPAGAPEWVRTAHITFPSGRTADEVAPSELAVVIWAANLGTLRFHPWPVSAADVERPDQLRIDLDPMPGVGFDQVVPVAHEVRAFLAELGLTGYPKTTGGRGLHVYLSIEPRWSFGDCRRAVLALGREMQRRLPELVTTTWWREQRDRPVFVDYNQMSRDHTMASAYSIRPTPQALVSAPLDWSELDDVRPEDFAVTTMPARFAERGDPHAGLDDRRFSLEPLLELADREGLEAPPER; via the coding sequence GTGGCGACGCCGGCCGAGGAGATCCAGGTGGGGGAGCGGCTGGTGCGCGTCTCCAGCCCCGACAAGCCGTACTTCCCGGAACTCGGGCTGACCAAGCTGGACGTGGTGCGCTACTTCCTCGCCGTCGGCGACGGCGTCCTGCGCGCCCTGCGGGACCGGCCGACCATGCTGGAGCGGTGGCCGCGCGGCGTCTTCGACGGCGCGAAGATCGGCACCCGGCAGGACAACCGGGGCGACGCCTTCTACCAGAAGCGGCTGCCCGCGGGGGCGCCCGAGTGGGTCCGCACCGCCCACATCACCTTCCCCAGCGGGCGTACGGCCGACGAGGTCGCGCCGAGCGAACTGGCGGTGGTGATCTGGGCGGCCAACCTCGGCACGCTGCGGTTCCACCCGTGGCCGGTCTCCGCCGCCGACGTCGAGCGGCCCGACCAGCTGCGCATCGACCTGGACCCGATGCCGGGGGTGGGCTTCGACCAGGTGGTGCCGGTGGCCCACGAGGTACGCGCGTTCCTCGCCGAGCTGGGCCTGACCGGCTACCCGAAGACCACCGGCGGGCGGGGCCTGCACGTCTACCTCTCCATCGAGCCCCGCTGGAGCTTCGGCGACTGCCGGCGGGCGGTGCTGGCGCTGGGCCGGGAGATGCAACGCCGGCTGCCGGAGCTGGTCACCACCACCTGGTGGCGGGAGCAGCGGGACCGGCCGGTCTTCGTCGACTACAACCAGATGTCCCGGGACCACACGATGGCCTCGGCGTACTCGATCCGCCCCACCCCGCAGGCGCTGGTCTCCGCGCCGCTGGACTGGTCGGAGCTGGACGACGTCCGGCCGGAGGACTTCGCCGTGACCACGATGCCCGCCCGGTTCGCCGAGCGCGGCGACCCGCACGCGGGCCTCGACGACCGGCGGTTCTCCCTGGAACCGCTGCTGGAGTTGGCCGACCGGGAGGGGCTGGAGGCCCCGCCGGAGCGCTGA